The Pontibacillus halophilus JSM 076056 = DSM 19796 genome has a window encoding:
- a CDS encoding DMT family transporter: MSRLNLGTTFALLAGVTYGVNSIIVKQAHNLGVSTFDLLFYQFFFATLYFGVKSIQARAKQGYEREPISLLFKSPFNWIAAITAVSTGLLYYSSIQLTDPSVASLGLFQYPWILFLLGIWLDKEAFTNKKGLSILLLWLGSLLLIGSSLSSLKGLGLLYGVAAGASFAVYLFSLKKITAHIHTKLFITLISLIGALFVCLVNIEHLSIFSVEALTFGLLAAMLGQILTFELTIAAAKKIPSGMLGVFTSTELPVAMLLTWIIWGPFPTLGKLSGLTLMFLAIVWMNIQDQPIKQPANSDVNLQTHQ; encoded by the coding sequence ATGTCCCGATTAAATCTTGGCACAACTTTTGCTCTATTGGCTGGTGTGACCTACGGAGTTAATTCGATCATTGTGAAACAGGCTCACAATCTAGGAGTGTCAACGTTTGACCTTCTGTTCTACCAATTCTTCTTCGCTACTCTTTACTTTGGCGTAAAGTCCATACAAGCTAGAGCTAAACAAGGGTACGAACGAGAACCCATTTCACTCTTATTCAAGAGTCCCTTTAACTGGATTGCAGCGATCACAGCCGTTTCGACTGGTTTGCTTTATTATTCTTCAATTCAATTAACGGACCCAAGCGTTGCATCACTCGGCCTATTTCAGTACCCTTGGATTTTATTTCTACTCGGCATTTGGCTAGACAAAGAAGCGTTCACAAATAAGAAAGGCCTCTCCATTCTTCTGTTGTGGCTCGGCTCTCTATTGTTGATTGGCAGTTCTCTTTCTTCCCTAAAGGGGCTTGGTCTCCTTTACGGTGTGGCAGCGGGCGCTTCATTTGCCGTCTATTTATTCAGCCTTAAGAAGATCACAGCTCATATCCATACTAAGCTGTTTATTACACTCATCAGTTTGATTGGAGCTCTCTTTGTATGCCTAGTAAACATTGAGCATTTGTCCATTTTCTCCGTAGAAGCACTCACCTTTGGACTTTTGGCAGCGATGCTCGGTCAAATTCTGACCTTTGAGTTGACCATCGCTGCAGCGAAGAAAATCCCATCCGGTATGCTAGGAGTGTTCACATCGACGGAATTACCTGTAGCCATGCTGCTTACGTGGATCATCTGGGGGCCCTTCCCTACATTAGGGAAGCTGTCAGGTTTAACGCTTATGTTCCTGGCAATCGTGTGGATGAACATACAAGACCAACCAATTAAACAACCTGCAAATTCCGACGTCAACCTTCAAACCCATCAATAG
- a CDS encoding HAD family hydrolase — translation MKPLLLFDLDNTLFPFRQYWEEANRTTFTSSPLTNGLSYDAFLPLLKMFDEELWPLHVKEAITLNELRVERFIRTMHALGRSVNKEQSQHYFEAFMENLLSSITMDEELRDFLDKLQQSYTLAILTNGKEKEQWRKIIQLNLTSVIPFEHIFISEDIGYDKPDPRAFQHVLKTLNVEARSATYIGDSWTHDIQGSIGVGMNAIWITPRQASSINENLHLSRTIYDIEPCLFHLNRTTTIT, via the coding sequence ATGAAACCTTTGCTCCTGTTTGATTTAGATAACACATTGTTTCCGTTTAGACAGTATTGGGAGGAGGCAAACCGAACCACGTTCACTTCCTCCCCCCTTACAAATGGACTTTCATATGATGCGTTCCTTCCTTTATTAAAGATGTTCGATGAAGAACTATGGCCGCTTCATGTAAAGGAAGCAATCACACTAAATGAGTTGCGTGTAGAACGGTTTATACGAACGATGCATGCGTTAGGTCGCTCCGTCAATAAAGAGCAATCTCAGCACTACTTCGAAGCGTTTATGGAGAATTTGCTAAGTAGCATTACAATGGATGAAGAATTACGAGACTTTCTAGACAAACTTCAGCAATCGTATACGCTTGCTATATTAACGAATGGAAAGGAGAAAGAGCAGTGGCGGAAAATCATTCAATTGAACCTCACTAGTGTAATTCCGTTCGAACACATCTTCATCTCTGAAGACATTGGGTATGACAAACCAGACCCACGAGCCTTTCAGCATGTATTAAAGACGTTAAACGTCGAAGCTCGTTCTGCTACCTATATCGGTGACTCGTGGACCCATGATATACAAGGCTCCATCGGGGTAGGCATGAATGCCATTTGGATTACACCGAGACAGGCGTCCTCCATTAACGAAAACTTGCATCTATCTAGAACAATCTACGACATTGAACCGTGTTTATTTCATCTCAATCGTACAACTACGATCACATAG
- a CDS encoding acetate uptake transporter, whose protein sequence is MNQSQTVQRVQMASADPSALGLFGLAMVTLVASSAKLGWTEGVSFVLPWAIFLGGIAQLIASILDAKHSNTFGTTAFAAFGLFWFGVGMSWLIDFGVFGEAAAAAVDPKQLGIAYVGYLIFSLFMTVAAMETHKVLFTIFVFIDFLFIGLSLSTLGVAPEATHLLAAVAEFCIAILSFYGAAASVMNTHFGKVTLPVGKPFGIFTS, encoded by the coding sequence ATGAATCAATCACAAACTGTGCAGCGTGTGCAAATGGCTTCCGCTGACCCATCCGCTCTTGGTCTATTTGGACTTGCGATGGTGACACTTGTCGCTTCTTCAGCAAAGCTTGGATGGACAGAAGGCGTTTCATTCGTTCTGCCTTGGGCGATTTTCCTTGGAGGAATTGCTCAATTGATTGCGAGTATACTAGATGCAAAGCATAGCAACACGTTCGGCACAACTGCCTTTGCAGCATTCGGACTGTTCTGGTTCGGTGTCGGAATGTCTTGGCTTATTGATTTCGGTGTATTTGGAGAAGCAGCTGCCGCAGCGGTAGATCCAAAACAGCTTGGAATCGCATATGTTGGATACTTAATCTTCAGCCTATTTATGACGGTTGCAGCGATGGAGACACATAAAGTACTCTTTACGATTTTCGTATTTATTGATTTCCTATTTATCGGATTGTCTCTTTCCACACTAGGTGTAGCTCCAGAAGCCACTCACCTATTGGCTGCCGTTGCTGAATTCTGTATTGCCATCTTAAGTTTCTACGGTGCTGCTGCGAGTGTGATGAACACACACTTCGGGAAAGTAACACTTCCAGTCGGCAAACCATTCGGGATTTTCACATCCTAA
- a CDS encoding DUF819 domain-containing protein, with translation MEQTLIGADDTWLLWAFLAGWAAISIYLEQKYAWASKVTGAIIALVGALILANLRVIPTDAPAYDAVWTYVIPLAIPLLLFQANLKKVLNESGRMLFIFLISATGTVVGAYIAFFLLKDAIPNLAIIGAMETGSYIGGGVNFAALSGKFNPPGELAASAIVADNLLMALYFFVLILMPTLAFFRKKFRTPYIDEREREGKRNENTASDYWKRNDISLKDIALASGSAFALVALSFKLAEWLDEIIPSGENASFILNLVNGLFGDGYLMLTTITVIAVTVFSRFFESIHGAQELGTYLIYIFFVVIGVPASIPLLINNAPLLVVFVGIIVLFNMLITFGVGRLFNFSLEEMIVASNANVGGPTTAAAFAIAKGWTKLIVPIMLVGTLGYIIGNYIGSMMYYVFMNM, from the coding sequence ATGGAACAAACATTGATTGGAGCAGACGACACCTGGCTATTGTGGGCGTTCTTGGCAGGCTGGGCCGCCATTAGTATTTATTTGGAACAGAAGTACGCGTGGGCTTCTAAGGTAACTGGTGCTATTATCGCGTTGGTAGGGGCACTCATCCTTGCTAATTTAAGAGTTATCCCAACAGATGCTCCTGCCTATGACGCTGTGTGGACCTATGTCATTCCACTTGCGATTCCGCTACTCTTGTTCCAGGCAAACTTAAAGAAAGTACTGAATGAAAGTGGACGAATGTTATTCATCTTTCTTATAAGCGCTACGGGAACCGTAGTGGGTGCTTACATTGCCTTCTTTCTATTAAAGGATGCGATTCCTAATCTCGCCATTATCGGAGCTATGGAGACCGGTTCATACATTGGAGGCGGGGTGAACTTTGCCGCCCTCTCTGGTAAGTTCAATCCACCGGGGGAGCTTGCTGCCTCTGCTATTGTCGCGGATAACTTGCTTATGGCCTTGTATTTCTTCGTGCTCATCCTAATGCCGACCCTCGCCTTCTTCAGGAAGAAATTTAGAACGCCTTACATAGATGAACGAGAACGTGAAGGGAAGAGGAACGAAAACACCGCTTCGGATTATTGGAAGCGAAACGATATTTCCTTAAAGGACATTGCCCTCGCAAGCGGAAGTGCCTTCGCCCTTGTAGCGTTGTCCTTTAAGCTAGCTGAATGGTTGGATGAAATCATTCCGTCTGGAGAGAACGCTTCCTTCATTCTAAACCTAGTTAATGGATTATTCGGGGATGGCTATCTGATGCTGACTACCATTACCGTCATTGCCGTCACCGTATTCAGTCGTTTCTTTGAAAGCATTCACGGAGCACAAGAACTCGGAACGTACCTCATCTACATTTTCTTCGTTGTAATTGGGGTTCCTGCTTCCATACCGCTACTTATCAACAATGCACCACTCTTAGTCGTGTTCGTTGGAATTATCGTGCTCTTCAACATGCTCATCACGTTCGGCGTAGGTCGTCTGTTCAACTTTAGCCTTGAGGAGATGATTGTCGCGAGTAATGCGAACGTTGGCGGCCCTACAACCGCTGCCGCATTTGCCATTGCGAAAGGTTGGACGAAGCTAATCGTACCCATTATGCTCGTCGGAACACTTGGCTACATTATAGGGAACTATATTGGAAGTATGATGTACTATGTATTTATGAATATGTAA
- a CDS encoding saccharopine dehydrogenase family protein, producing the protein MKVLVLGSGLMGKEAARDLVQSSGVDRVTLADLDFERAASVCQSLTSEKLTPMRVDASDDIMLSEAMSKHDVVINALFYTFNETVAKKAVEVGVHSVDLGGHIGHATDRVLELHDAAYKAGVTLIPDLGVAPGMINILSGYGVSQLSSVEEIRLYVGGIPVRPEPPLEYNHVFSMEGVFDHYTDPSLIIRNWIKQEIPSLSEVETLHFERFGPLEAFHTAGGTSTLSYSYPHLKTLEYKTIRYPGHAEKFKLLVDLNLTRTDYEVDVRGKRVNPREVMLKVLEPIVDLGEKDDVVLLRVEVSGKKDGAYKTNTYEMTTFKDQEHNVTAMARATANTISVVAQMIGDGRIGTRGVYPPEQIVPGDLYMEEMAKRGVVIEER; encoded by the coding sequence ATGAAGGTGTTGGTGCTAGGTAGTGGGTTGATGGGAAAGGAAGCAGCTCGAGATTTGGTTCAGTCGTCCGGGGTAGATCGGGTCACGCTTGCAGACTTGGATTTTGAGCGGGCCGCGTCTGTCTGTCAGTCCTTAACTAGTGAGAAGTTGACTCCGATGCGTGTAGATGCAAGTGATGACATCATGCTATCTGAAGCAATGAGCAAGCACGATGTGGTCATCAACGCTCTCTTTTATACATTTAATGAAACCGTTGCTAAGAAGGCGGTGGAGGTGGGGGTTCATTCGGTGGACTTAGGTGGTCATATTGGTCATGCAACTGACCGGGTCCTTGAACTTCATGATGCGGCTTATAAAGCCGGAGTGACCCTCATTCCAGATCTCGGTGTTGCGCCTGGTATGATTAATATTCTTTCTGGGTATGGGGTGAGCCAGCTTAGTAGCGTGGAAGAAATTAGGCTCTATGTAGGTGGGATTCCTGTTCGACCTGAACCACCACTTGAGTACAATCACGTCTTCTCAATGGAAGGGGTATTTGATCATTACACAGACCCTTCTCTCATTATACGGAACTGGATTAAGCAGGAGATCCCTTCTTTATCCGAGGTTGAAACCTTGCACTTTGAGCGCTTTGGCCCGCTTGAAGCATTTCATACGGCAGGAGGGACATCGACTTTGTCTTACTCCTACCCACACCTAAAGACACTTGAATATAAGACGATTCGTTACCCTGGCCACGCAGAGAAATTCAAGCTACTTGTTGACTTGAATTTAACCCGAACAGACTATGAGGTTGACGTTCGAGGGAAGCGAGTCAATCCGAGGGAAGTCATGTTGAAAGTGCTCGAGCCAATTGTGGATTTAGGTGAGAAAGACGATGTGGTGCTGCTGCGCGTGGAGGTAAGTGGCAAAAAGGATGGCGCTTACAAAACCAATACCTATGAAATGACCACATTTAAGGACCAAGAGCACAATGTTACGGCAATGGCAAGAGCGACTGCGAATACAATATCTGTCGTGGCTCAGATGATTGGTGATGGACGTATTGGAACACGTGGGGTGTACCCACCAGAGCAGATTGTTCCGGGGGATCTTTATATGGAAGAAATGGCGAAAAGGGGAGTGGTCATCGAAGAGAGATAG
- a CDS encoding aldehyde dehydrogenase family protein, translating into MSVKPVEKLANFVNGEWHRSESYTVVRNPANGEKLTEVPLSTWKEVDYAVEAAVAAQKQWALVPAPQRAEVLYRVGSLMKERKETLSQLLTMENGKVIEEARGEVQEGIDMAYYMAGEGRRLFGQTTPSELKDKFAMSVRAPVGVVGIITPWNFPIAIATWKSFPAIVAGNAVVWKPATETPLMAFELVKIMEEAGLPSGVLNVVFGSGSEVGTSLVEHPDIRVISFTGSNDTGRTIASKCGEQLKKVSLEMGGKNAVIVLEDADLDLAVEGILWSAFGTSGQRCTACSRVIVHENVKEELENRLLQQMETLSIGNGLDEGIKVGPIINEKSLMKIEEYMDVAKQDGARLLAGGHVLEGEGFTGGYYFAPTLFTDATKDMRIAQEEIFGPVVSLISVKSLAEAVEVNNSVSFGLSSSIFTKDVNRVFQAQRDLDTGIVYVNAGTTGAEIHLPFGGTKGTGNGHRDSGLAALDVFTEWKSVYIDYSGKLQRAQIDTEE; encoded by the coding sequence ATGAGCGTAAAACCTGTTGAAAAACTGGCAAACTTTGTTAATGGAGAATGGCATCGTAGTGAGTCGTACACAGTCGTTAGAAATCCTGCGAATGGAGAGAAATTAACGGAAGTTCCGTTATCTACTTGGAAAGAGGTGGATTATGCCGTTGAGGCAGCTGTGGCTGCTCAGAAACAGTGGGCGTTAGTCCCGGCACCACAGCGTGCTGAAGTGTTATACAGAGTTGGAAGCTTGATGAAAGAACGAAAGGAAACGTTGTCCCAATTGTTAACAATGGAGAATGGGAAAGTCATTGAAGAGGCAAGAGGGGAAGTACAAGAAGGAATTGATATGGCGTATTATATGGCTGGTGAAGGCCGTCGGTTATTCGGTCAGACAACGCCGTCTGAGTTAAAGGATAAATTTGCGATGAGTGTACGTGCACCCGTCGGGGTTGTAGGAATCATTACACCTTGGAATTTCCCAATTGCGATTGCTACATGGAAGTCGTTCCCGGCCATTGTAGCTGGGAATGCTGTTGTATGGAAGCCAGCTACTGAAACACCTCTTATGGCTTTTGAACTGGTGAAGATTATGGAAGAAGCGGGGTTACCGAGTGGGGTGCTAAATGTTGTATTCGGTTCAGGTTCTGAGGTGGGCACAAGCCTGGTCGAACATCCAGACATTCGTGTCATTTCCTTTACAGGATCAAACGACACGGGTAGAACTATTGCGAGTAAATGTGGGGAGCAGTTAAAGAAAGTATCACTCGAAATGGGAGGAAAGAACGCGGTCATTGTGCTTGAGGATGCGGACCTTGACCTTGCTGTTGAGGGAATCTTATGGAGTGCATTTGGCACAAGCGGCCAGCGGTGTACTGCATGTAGTCGGGTCATTGTTCATGAGAATGTAAAAGAAGAGCTAGAGAATCGACTGCTTCAGCAAATGGAGACTCTGTCTATTGGAAATGGTTTAGATGAAGGAATCAAAGTAGGTCCCATCATCAACGAGAAGTCCTTGATGAAGATTGAAGAATATATGGATGTAGCGAAACAAGACGGGGCTAGGCTACTGGCTGGAGGCCATGTCTTAGAAGGGGAAGGCTTTACTGGCGGGTACTATTTCGCACCGACCCTGTTTACAGATGCTACAAAGGATATGCGCATTGCACAGGAAGAAATATTCGGACCTGTTGTGTCACTTATTTCGGTGAAGAGCTTGGCTGAAGCGGTTGAGGTGAACAATAGCGTGAGCTTTGGGTTATCAAGCTCCATCTTTACAAAGGATGTGAACCGTGTGTTCCAAGCGCAGCGTGACCTCGACACAGGCATCGTGTACGTCAATGCAGGAACAACGGGCGCGGAAATTCACTTGCCATTTGGAGGGACGAAGGGAACAGGAAACGGTCATCGCGACTCAGGTCTAGCAGCCCTTGATGTGTTCACAGAGTGGAAGAGTGTGTATATCGATTACAGCGGTAAACTCCAGCGTGCACAAATTGACACAGAAGAATAG
- a CDS encoding thiamine pyrophosphate-dependent enzyme — protein sequence MSERRRQSGAAAIVEVFKREGVRHVFCVPGESYLPVLDELIDSEIEVVSGRQEGGVAFIAEAYGKCTNRASVVMATRGVGGANATIGVHTAFQDSTPMILLLGQVDSKFLGREGFQEVDMEAFFGPISKWVVEITDAERVPELLQRAFRIAQSGRPGPVVVSLPENMLKVEREMSYGPSHLKATPAPSKEESRRIEEILSKAERPLILAGGGIKRSEAENELLRFVDLARIPVMSAFRRHDVFPNDHPFYVGHLGLGTPKELLDIVEEADTILAIGTRLSEVTTQDYTLIHPHHSLVHVDICDDSIGKVYAPTVGIQADAKEALRCFCTLGALPNWHNWAYRSRLAYERTTKLKDPPGFKNEHVIQALIDVLPKDAVITNDAGNFAGWLHRYYPFTKKNTYVGPTSGAMGYGMPAAIGAKYAYPERTVVSLSGDGGFMMTCQEIETAVRYNIPIIALVFNNAMYGTIRMHQEIHFPTRVTATDLSYVRFDALARSLGANGIYVHSVDELKYALSKAMYQNQPTVIEIPMNKEQITVTRTLTELKEAAVQRLRNEKGEPGE from the coding sequence ATGAGTGAGCGGAGGAGGCAATCAGGTGCCGCGGCCATCGTAGAGGTATTTAAACGGGAAGGGGTTCGCCATGTGTTCTGTGTACCTGGTGAGAGTTATCTTCCTGTTCTTGATGAGTTGATTGACTCTGAGATTGAAGTGGTCTCAGGACGGCAAGAGGGCGGTGTTGCCTTTATTGCAGAAGCGTATGGGAAATGTACGAATCGAGCAAGTGTCGTTATGGCTACTCGAGGAGTGGGAGGGGCAAACGCAACGATTGGAGTTCACACTGCCTTTCAGGATTCAACGCCTATGATCCTACTACTTGGTCAAGTCGATTCAAAGTTTCTTGGACGTGAAGGGTTCCAGGAGGTTGATATGGAGGCGTTCTTCGGTCCTATTTCAAAGTGGGTGGTAGAAATCACAGACGCAGAACGGGTGCCTGAACTGTTGCAACGGGCATTTCGGATTGCACAGTCTGGTCGTCCTGGCCCTGTTGTCGTCTCTCTTCCAGAGAATATGTTGAAAGTCGAAAGAGAGATGTCTTATGGACCTTCCCACCTAAAGGCTACTCCTGCTCCATCAAAGGAGGAGTCGCGAAGAATCGAGGAAATTCTATCAAAGGCTGAACGCCCACTCATCCTAGCAGGAGGAGGAATCAAGCGGTCGGAAGCTGAGAATGAGCTGCTCCGATTTGTTGATCTTGCTCGTATTCCAGTTATGAGTGCCTTTCGAAGGCACGATGTATTTCCGAATGACCATCCATTTTATGTAGGGCATTTAGGTCTTGGTACGCCGAAAGAGTTACTGGACATTGTAGAAGAAGCGGACACTATCCTCGCGATTGGGACTCGTCTCTCGGAAGTGACAACGCAGGACTATACATTGATACACCCGCATCATTCGCTCGTACATGTCGACATTTGCGACGATTCTATTGGGAAGGTGTATGCACCGACTGTCGGCATTCAAGCAGATGCGAAAGAAGCGCTACGTTGTTTCTGTACACTAGGAGCTCTTCCGAATTGGCACAACTGGGCCTATCGATCAAGACTTGCTTATGAACGTACAACGAAGCTGAAGGACCCGCCGGGATTTAAGAATGAACATGTGATACAAGCCCTGATTGATGTCTTGCCAAAGGATGCCGTCATTACGAATGATGCAGGTAACTTTGCAGGGTGGCTTCATCGTTATTATCCTTTCACGAAGAAGAATACGTACGTCGGACCCACTTCTGGTGCGATGGGGTACGGGATGCCAGCAGCCATTGGGGCGAAATATGCTTATCCAGAACGAACCGTTGTCTCCTTGTCAGGAGATGGTGGCTTTATGATGACGTGTCAGGAGATTGAAACAGCGGTTAGATATAACATTCCAATCATAGCCCTCGTATTCAACAATGCCATGTACGGAACGATTCGCATGCACCAAGAGATTCATTTCCCAACACGCGTGACCGCGACAGATTTATCGTACGTTCGTTTTGATGCGCTGGCAAGAAGTTTAGGGGCAAATGGAATCTATGTGCATAGTGTGGACGAACTGAAATATGCCTTAAGTAAAGCGATGTATCAGAATCAACCAACTGTAATCGAAATTCCGATGAACAAAGAGCAAATCACGGTCACAAGGACACTAACGGAGTTAAAGGAAGCAGCTGTTCAACGTTTAAGGAATGAAAAGGGGGAACCGGGAGAATGA